One genomic window of Fervidobacterium thailandense includes the following:
- a CDS encoding ABC transporter substrate-binding protein produces the protein MRKYLLVVLLVVLAVFSFAQKRVTITMTAGAVGKELEVLYAQLDRFMKANPDIKVSVMPMPNSSTERHDLYVTYLAAGEKEPTVLMLDVIWPAEFAPYLEDLTNDKAYFELDKFLPGTVKSATVNGRIVAIPWFTDAGLLYYRKDLLEKYGFKNPPKTWDELVRMAKTITAKEKNMYGFVWQGARYEGLVCDFMEYLISFGGDVLDEAGNVVINSPAAVRALQFMVDLIYKENVSPRAVTTYMEEEARRVFQNGQAVFMRNWPYAWALLNDPKESKVAGKVGVAPLPAGPAGRSAATLGGWMLGINKNATPEEKEAAKKLIKFLTSYDEQLYKAINAGQNPTREAVYKDPQLKKAAPFMVELYGVFINAEPRPRTAKYSELSDVMQKYIHAALTQQMTAQKAIEEMAKELRRVLGK, from the coding sequence ATGAGGAAGTATCTACTTGTTGTTTTGTTGGTTGTTCTTGCGGTATTCAGCTTTGCGCAGAAAAGGGTCACCATCACGATGACGGCCGGTGCAGTAGGTAAAGAACTTGAGGTACTCTACGCTCAACTTGATAGGTTCATGAAGGCCAACCCAGACATTAAAGTTTCCGTCATGCCGATGCCAAATTCATCGACCGAAAGGCACGACCTTTATGTCACGTACTTGGCTGCAGGGGAAAAAGAGCCAACTGTTCTGATGTTGGATGTTATTTGGCCCGCCGAGTTCGCGCCATACCTCGAGGATTTGACAAACGACAAAGCTTACTTTGAACTCGACAAGTTCCTGCCTGGTACGGTGAAATCTGCAACTGTCAACGGGAGGATAGTGGCAATTCCTTGGTTTACCGACGCTGGTCTTCTTTACTACCGAAAAGACCTTCTTGAAAAGTACGGGTTCAAAAACCCACCAAAGACTTGGGATGAACTCGTGAGGATGGCAAAGACAATTACCGCAAAAGAGAAGAACATGTACGGTTTTGTGTGGCAGGGAGCACGCTATGAAGGACTTGTTTGTGACTTCATGGAATATTTGATTTCCTTTGGTGGAGACGTCCTCGATGAAGCTGGTAACGTGGTCATCAACAGCCCGGCTGCCGTCAGAGCTCTTCAGTTCATGGTCGACCTCATATACAAAGAGAATGTCTCCCCAAGAGCAGTTACAACGTACATGGAAGAAGAAGCAAGAAGGGTCTTCCAAAACGGTCAAGCAGTGTTCATGAGAAACTGGCCGTACGCATGGGCACTTTTGAATGATCCAAAGGAATCGAAAGTTGCTGGTAAGGTCGGTGTAGCCCCACTCCCAGCAGGTCCAGCCGGAAGGTCAGCAGCAACACTCGGTGGATGGATGCTCGGAATCAACAAGAACGCAACACCGGAAGAAAAAGAAGCTGCGAAGAAGTTGATCAAGTTCTTGACAAGCTACGACGAACAACTTTACAAAGCTATAAACGCTGGTCAGAACCCAACAAGGGAAGCGGTTTACAAAGACCCGCAACTTAAAAAAGCTGCACCGTTCATGGTGGAATTGTACGGAGTTTTCATCAATGCGGAACCGAGACCGAGGACTGCCAAGTACAGCGAGCTTTCGGATGTTATGCAGAAATACATCCACGCAGCACTAACCCAGCAGATGACAGCTCAGAAGGCCATCGAAGAAATGGCCAAGGAACTCCGCAGAGTTCTCGGTAAGTAA
- the udk gene encoding uridine kinase: protein MYIVLIGGGTGSGKTTVARKIMEELGNEKCVMLPLDNYYKDMSHVPLEERRKYNYDHPDMIEHTLIVKHVKELLSGRPIDLPEYDFAQYTRTGTTTKIYPKPILLIEGIFALYYDELRALADLKIFVDTESDERFIRRLQRDIFERGRTIESVIEQYLSTVKPMHDAYVEPTKKHADIIIPRGGYNEKAISVVVEFIQSLTSSS from the coding sequence TTGTACATAGTGCTCATAGGTGGTGGAACCGGTTCGGGGAAAACCACGGTGGCTAGGAAAATAATGGAGGAACTGGGTAACGAAAAGTGTGTGATGTTACCTTTGGATAACTATTATAAGGATATGTCGCACGTTCCCCTTGAGGAGCGGAGAAAGTACAACTACGACCACCCGGATATGATCGAGCATACGTTGATTGTAAAGCACGTTAAGGAGCTCCTTTCCGGTAGACCCATAGACCTTCCTGAGTACGATTTTGCTCAGTACACACGAACGGGTACAACGACGAAAATCTACCCAAAACCCATTCTTTTAATAGAGGGAATATTTGCGCTCTATTACGATGAATTACGTGCCTTGGCTGACTTGAAGATTTTCGTCGATACAGAAAGCGATGAAAGATTCATACGTCGATTGCAAAGGGATATCTTTGAACGTGGAAGGACGATAGAATCTGTTATCGAGCAGTACCTCTCAACGGTTAAGCCTATGCACGATGCGTACGTTGAACCAACAAAGAAACACGCGGATATAATAATCCCGCGAGGGGGGTACAATGAGAAGGCAATCAGTGTAGTGGTTGAGTTCATCCAAAGCCTGACCAGCTCGTCCTAA
- a CDS encoding bifunctional UDP-sugar hydrolase/5'-nucleotidase, whose product MKRYSVLLLVLLLTVLSLAVRITVFHINDTHGRAWPFTDSAGNIIGGFATIATMIDAERKVNPNVLFLHAGDLNTGVPESDLLNALPDIFALNRMNLDAMAVGNHEFDKKRDVLLKQMAWAKFPFLSANIYKDGKPFFTPYIIKELGGVKIAIVGFTTEHTRILEGPNSEDLEFKNVIDVAKNLIPELRKQAQVVIALTHLGVGQGYSDLYTTADQLAKEVSGIDLIIDGHSHTNMDKPLVVNGVPIVQAFEWGKVLGRADIEVEAGKVTKITWQAIPVVQSRVVGKDAAGKNIYQVVTKEAVYVKTPLDYFRKLGGAKLDTVIGVTEIFLDGERANVRSKTTNLANLITDSMLWKTGADLALTNGGGIRASIKPGNITIRDVLTVLPFGNTLYVLEMKGSDLIKVFEYAASVPAGQGAFLQVAGCTYKSEGGKLVEVLVGGKPIDPEKVYKVVTNDYMAAGGDGYSMFKGQKGYNTYFVMADVVVEYIQQVLKGRITSYDDKPRVERK is encoded by the coding sequence ATGAAAAGGTATTCTGTCCTACTTCTTGTTCTTTTGTTAACGGTACTCTCGTTGGCAGTTAGGATTACCGTTTTCCACATCAACGACACGCATGGCAGAGCGTGGCCTTTTACGGATTCGGCAGGTAACATTATCGGAGGATTCGCGACGATCGCCACAATGATCGACGCTGAGAGGAAAGTAAACCCCAACGTCCTGTTCCTACACGCAGGCGACCTTAACACTGGTGTGCCCGAATCCGACCTTTTGAATGCCCTACCGGACATCTTCGCACTCAACCGAATGAACTTGGATGCGATGGCTGTTGGAAACCATGAGTTCGACAAAAAGCGTGATGTGTTGCTAAAGCAGATGGCATGGGCTAAGTTCCCCTTCCTCAGTGCAAACATATACAAGGATGGCAAGCCATTCTTCACACCTTACATCATCAAAGAACTCGGTGGTGTCAAAATTGCCATAGTTGGATTCACCACCGAACATACGCGTATTCTCGAGGGACCGAACAGCGAAGATCTGGAATTCAAGAACGTGATCGATGTTGCCAAGAACTTGATACCGGAATTGAGGAAACAAGCTCAGGTTGTAATAGCACTGACGCATCTTGGTGTGGGGCAAGGTTACTCCGACTTGTACACAACAGCCGATCAATTGGCGAAAGAAGTTTCGGGAATCGATTTAATAATCGACGGGCACAGCCACACGAATATGGATAAACCTTTAGTTGTAAACGGTGTCCCAATAGTTCAAGCGTTCGAATGGGGTAAGGTTTTGGGAAGGGCGGATATAGAAGTCGAGGCAGGTAAGGTAACAAAGATCACATGGCAAGCAATCCCCGTTGTGCAATCAAGGGTTGTAGGCAAAGACGCTGCTGGGAAAAACATCTATCAGGTTGTAACGAAAGAGGCTGTGTACGTTAAAACACCTCTTGATTACTTCAGAAAACTCGGAGGCGCAAAACTCGATACAGTCATTGGTGTGACGGAAATTTTCCTTGATGGTGAAAGGGCGAACGTACGCTCCAAAACAACAAACCTTGCCAACCTAATAACGGACTCTATGCTGTGGAAGACAGGAGCTGACTTGGCTTTGACAAACGGTGGTGGAATTCGCGCATCAATCAAGCCTGGTAACATTACAATAAGAGACGTGCTCACAGTTTTGCCGTTTGGTAATACACTGTACGTCTTGGAAATGAAAGGGTCTGACCTCATCAAAGTATTCGAATACGCCGCGAGTGTTCCTGCAGGCCAGGGTGCGTTCTTGCAGGTTGCAGGTTGTACTTACAAAAGCGAAGGTGGTAAACTCGTCGAGGTACTTGTCGGTGGCAAGCCAATCGATCCAGAAAAAGTCTACAAAGTTGTTACTAACGATTACATGGCAGCCGGTGGAGATGGCTATTCGATGTTCAAAGGCCAGAAGGGATACAACACGTACTTCGTGATGGCGGATGTTGTTGTTGAATACATCCAACAGGTCCTAAAAGGACGAATAACATCGTATGATGACAAACCGAGAGTGGAACGAAAATAA
- a CDS encoding glycosyltransferase has product MTVEVPVKKLSDYERFSKEDVERILELGRELKGLRVVHVNATAYGGGVAELLMTIVPLMRDAGLDARWEVLEAPMEFFNVTKKLHNTLQGAEIEITEEEWALYEKVNEENAKKLSLDADVVIIHDPQPAWIPNYLSKGTFIWRCHIDTSTPNLKVWDRLTSRMGMYRKALFHIMDYVRAPFDKIAVEFPPSIDPLSPKNKDLTEEELEAVATRYGIDTSKPLITVVARFDPWKDLFSAIDVYRVVKSKRNVQLAIVSAMAKDDPEGWIFFEDVLRYAGTDKDILFLTDLKGVGHVEVNAIQRLSTVGLHTATREGFGLVISEMMWKEHPVVARPVGGVKIQIDDGVNGFLRHNVSELAEAILLLLENPTLLTEMGKKAKEKVRSMYLSTANVRRYLEVIKSVVS; this is encoded by the coding sequence ATGACAGTAGAGGTACCGGTAAAGAAGCTATCAGACTACGAAAGGTTTTCAAAAGAAGATGTTGAACGCATCTTAGAACTGGGCAGAGAACTGAAGGGACTGAGGGTTGTTCATGTGAACGCCACGGCTTACGGTGGAGGCGTTGCGGAACTATTGATGACGATTGTTCCATTGATGAGGGATGCTGGGTTGGATGCTCGCTGGGAAGTGTTGGAAGCACCGATGGAATTCTTTAATGTCACAAAAAAACTACATAACACACTTCAAGGAGCTGAAATTGAAATCACAGAAGAAGAGTGGGCCCTTTACGAGAAAGTAAATGAGGAGAACGCTAAGAAGCTGAGTCTTGACGCCGATGTAGTTATAATTCATGATCCACAACCTGCATGGATTCCGAACTACCTTTCAAAGGGTACTTTTATTTGGAGATGCCACATAGACACAAGTACACCTAACCTGAAGGTATGGGATAGGCTTACTTCGAGGATGGGAATGTACAGGAAAGCACTATTCCACATAATGGATTACGTTAGAGCACCGTTTGATAAAATTGCCGTGGAGTTTCCGCCGAGCATAGATCCGTTGAGTCCGAAGAACAAGGATTTGACAGAAGAGGAACTCGAGGCTGTCGCAACGCGTTACGGGATCGACACTTCCAAGCCGTTGATCACGGTTGTTGCAAGGTTCGATCCTTGGAAGGATCTCTTCTCTGCGATCGACGTCTACAGAGTTGTTAAATCTAAGAGAAACGTGCAACTTGCAATAGTTTCGGCTATGGCGAAGGATGATCCGGAGGGTTGGATATTCTTTGAAGACGTCCTTAGGTACGCAGGAACGGACAAAGATATACTGTTCCTCACAGACTTAAAAGGTGTTGGACATGTTGAAGTTAACGCAATTCAACGGCTTTCGACGGTAGGACTTCACACCGCTACACGTGAGGGATTCGGGCTTGTTATCAGCGAAATGATGTGGAAAGAGCATCCCGTTGTTGCAAGGCCGGTGGGTGGTGTTAAAATACAGATTGACGACGGTGTCAACGGCTTCCTAAGGCATAACGTTTCGGAATTAGCCGAAGCTATCCTGTTGTTGCTGGAAAATCCAACTTTGTTAACGGAGATGGGCAAAAAGGCTAAGGAGAAAGTACGAAGTATGTACCTATCCACTGCAAACGTCAGAAGGTACTTGGAGGTCATAAAGTCCGTTGTAAGTTGA
- the pelG gene encoding exopolysaccharide Pel transporter PelG has protein sequence MAGIGFELNKLLRRNSFFSDIYAVFYSANVAAGPWLMSSVTLILLQILLPKGRSEFTISALIYTFIFSTIIYGGFSTSVTRYLSDLIYRKEYGKIYLFYKDTIVYAASFSSLFVILFWVINHPLNLVKLLLFLQSMILLTVIWVQLTFVTSIRKFSPVIVAFLSGSLLSLMFCTAWNKFSEALGYFGYNLGLMIIGTVLQFSIKKFLSTTNSEQRESLFVKAIKVYPKQAITGFLVYLAAWVDDFIAWYHFRYSPAKGFVFAPEYDLPMFFSYLFIIPTMILFVLNLETEFYESYRVFYRSIEENRPLRYINIARSTMDNNLWASTKIVMSVQVSFTIAGLVTSNYVSKLLGFSEYSSTALRFGLIGAAANGLFLYFALISYYYDLPDIPLFGSLIAFSINLGTSPFLLKRLPGFGFAAAFVISTIFIYRRFKKVYDDILRFEFNRTKLNLPKREVIVHENR, from the coding sequence CTGGCTGGTATAGGGTTCGAACTGAACAAACTTCTGAGGAGAAACTCTTTTTTCTCCGACATCTACGCAGTCTTTTACTCAGCTAATGTAGCTGCCGGACCTTGGTTAATGTCCTCGGTGACGTTGATTCTTTTACAAATCCTTCTCCCAAAGGGAAGATCTGAATTCACGATATCAGCACTCATATACACGTTCATATTTTCCACAATAATCTACGGAGGTTTCTCAACGTCCGTCACGAGATACTTATCTGATTTGATATACCGAAAGGAATACGGTAAGATCTACCTTTTCTACAAAGACACCATCGTATACGCAGCAAGTTTCAGCAGCTTGTTTGTGATTCTATTTTGGGTAATCAACCATCCTTTAAATCTTGTTAAACTTCTACTATTTCTACAATCCATGATTTTGCTCACCGTCATCTGGGTTCAGTTGACCTTTGTAACATCGATTAGAAAATTTTCGCCGGTGATAGTCGCTTTTCTAAGCGGGAGTCTTCTGAGTTTAATGTTTTGCACTGCCTGGAACAAATTCAGCGAAGCACTGGGATACTTCGGATACAACCTGGGACTTATGATAATTGGCACGGTGCTTCAATTCAGTATCAAGAAGTTCCTTTCAACTACCAACAGCGAGCAGCGTGAGAGTTTATTCGTAAAAGCAATCAAAGTTTATCCGAAGCAAGCAATCACCGGATTTCTCGTCTATCTTGCCGCCTGGGTTGATGATTTCATCGCTTGGTATCATTTCAGGTACAGTCCTGCTAAGGGATTCGTTTTTGCTCCCGAATACGACCTGCCAATGTTCTTCTCTTACCTATTCATAATACCTACGATGATTCTTTTTGTGCTAAATTTGGAAACGGAATTCTACGAGAGCTATCGCGTCTTTTACCGCTCTATCGAGGAAAACAGGCCACTGAGGTATATAAACATCGCAAGATCAACTATGGACAACAATCTTTGGGCATCCACAAAAATAGTCATGTCCGTTCAAGTGTCGTTCACTATAGCAGGACTTGTAACCTCGAATTACGTATCTAAGCTTCTCGGATTCTCGGAATACTCAAGCACCGCACTAAGATTCGGGCTGATTGGCGCGGCTGCAAACGGCCTTTTTCTTTATTTTGCGTTGATATCCTACTATTACGATTTGCCAGACATTCCTCTTTTCGGTTCACTCATCGCTTTTAGCATCAACCTTGGAACTTCGCCATTTCTTTTAAAAAGACTTCCCGGCTTTGGTTTCGCCGCAGCGTTTGTTATCTCTACGATTTTTATCTACAGGCGCTTTAAGAAGGTTTACGACGATATCCTCCGTTTCGAATTCAACCGCACTAAACTGAATTTACCAAAGAGAGAGGTAATTGTGCATGAAAATCGTTAG
- the pelF gene encoding GT4 family glycosyltransferase PelF, translating into MKVCVIVEGTYPYVTGGVSNWLQMLMENMPDVEFDVVHLAPWRWTRSFAYKLPSNVQKVYEYLLFSADFETMDSSIDLDGIFIKIRELIDYKINRGELFLELLRDVAGKRLDFILKTKEFWRFLTDVYYRYFSKEGFTRFYWTVVGFIMPILSAIQSLPPRADIYHSTTTGYAVLSAMAGKFYHGGKLIVTEHGIYHREREIEIIRSKSIDEIYKPVWIEIFRLISKAAYTSCDALTTLFEKNQLFQLELEADFRKMRIIPNGIDVDKFSAVQREPHETFNIGVVGRVVPIKDIVTAIKAFDLVVKQIPNARLYIIGPWDEDEEYYEKCTGLVELFGLTDNVIFTGKANVLDYYKIIDVLLISSISEGQPLVQLEAMASGIPVVATNVGNCAEIALDPDGQSGFIVEPKDYNAMAEKLIELAKNKEVYRSFSENGKMIAREKYNLKRMIESYRRLYEEVFSHGEP; encoded by the coding sequence ATGAAAGTTTGCGTCATCGTTGAGGGAACGTATCCTTACGTTACCGGTGGTGTATCAAACTGGCTCCAAATGCTCATGGAAAATATGCCTGATGTTGAATTTGACGTTGTCCATCTTGCACCATGGAGATGGACACGTTCGTTTGCTTATAAACTTCCCAGCAATGTGCAGAAGGTATACGAGTACCTTTTGTTCTCGGCAGACTTCGAAACGATGGATTCTTCTATTGATCTTGATGGGATTTTTATCAAAATCCGCGAGTTAATTGATTACAAAATCAACCGCGGCGAGCTCTTCTTAGAATTACTGAGAGATGTTGCTGGAAAAAGACTGGATTTCATACTCAAGACTAAAGAGTTTTGGCGATTTTTAACGGATGTCTATTACAGGTATTTCTCAAAAGAGGGATTTACTCGATTCTACTGGACTGTCGTAGGATTTATAATGCCCATCTTGAGCGCTATACAATCGTTGCCTCCTCGAGCCGATATTTACCATTCAACTACTACCGGGTATGCAGTTCTCTCAGCGATGGCTGGAAAGTTCTATCACGGCGGGAAGCTGATTGTAACCGAGCACGGTATATATCATCGGGAACGTGAGATTGAGATTATAAGATCAAAAAGCATCGACGAAATTTACAAACCAGTTTGGATAGAAATTTTCAGACTCATAAGTAAAGCTGCGTATACGTCCTGTGACGCGTTGACGACGTTGTTTGAAAAAAACCAGCTCTTCCAACTCGAGCTGGAAGCTGATTTTCGAAAGATGAGAATCATTCCAAACGGTATTGATGTTGATAAGTTCAGTGCTGTTCAACGCGAACCACATGAAACATTTAACATAGGTGTTGTGGGGCGTGTGGTTCCAATAAAGGACATCGTCACGGCGATCAAAGCTTTTGATCTGGTGGTAAAGCAAATTCCCAACGCGAGGTTGTACATCATAGGACCTTGGGACGAGGATGAAGAATATTACGAAAAGTGCACTGGTTTGGTTGAGCTCTTCGGATTGACAGACAACGTGATTTTCACTGGAAAAGCAAACGTGCTGGATTATTACAAGATAATTGATGTCTTGCTTATTAGTAGTATTTCGGAAGGTCAGCCACTTGTGCAACTTGAAGCAATGGCAAGTGGAATTCCGGTTGTTGCAACAAACGTTGGAAACTGTGCAGAAATCGCACTTGATCCAGATGGACAGTCTGGATTTATCGTAGAACCAAAGGACTACAATGCTATGGCTGAAAAATTGATTGAGCTGGCTAAGAATAAAGAAGTTTACAGATCCTTCTCCGAAAACGGAAAAATGATCGCAAGGGAGAAATATAATCTCAAAAGAATGATTGAAAGTTATAGAAGGCTTTACGAAGAGGTGTTCAGTCATGGTGAACCTTAG
- a CDS encoding DUF2194 domain-containing protein, producing MVNLRKIGFLIFLVISFYTFVFGKSALLLYKGSEQGYGYNILMRYVAPEFTKLAVNYKILDVEDSNFSYDDIRKFDLLVTCYYTPSMRNAKAYLKALFDFLVYGGKILIINNIGALTDISGMNHPTLRELNSVYNLLGVSYTYGWKRVKPDRISVNDVFSSNVRSEFKRERDVEPFRRIGAFAEPLIQVSVQGETYEMAFISPQGGMISYGYLFDDNGNLTVDLFRILSRLIYGSESDFKVLVVGPDNFHVRKAMDYACVNYFWLTNMPEYISQFNVVINFGDSLVLGSEQLNRYLSTGGTYVFVGRGTIRKFIKELKISARVFPVPEGLTIPIGANVGFQEPLPGSEVLLSGENGEPLAWSLRLGSGTIVYYPLDLINKIRRGLFVQTVFSSLPLYVQPIINSISIQLDDFPLPAYNRKIDMITREFGDITDNDFFYKIWWPMMKKLGKELGLKLTAVFVASYSGDTRWPYNFQEFVNTPEQKQALLELLSEGYEIAIHGYNHIELMKDKWDEAELDNVLRMFKVFLKQIVGERYIAYSYVAPNNKIDEFGVKKLLEHFPTIRYIGTTYFDDTTISEFTVFNDSAVVVPRTVSGYYPLNRLVSLAVLSIMSLGGFQYYLHPDDLFSEDRNPEKKTWMEMYNTLRTFLTIIRQYYPFLESHFASESGELIYRFFTERPFIKVNGQRLTAILPIGWHLPKYYFLRTAGPFKLKGGKVIYSYGNLWVVEQFENVMEVELLR from the coding sequence ATGGTGAACCTTAGAAAAATTGGATTCTTAATATTTCTAGTTATATCATTTTACACGTTCGTGTTCGGGAAAAGTGCCTTACTTCTCTATAAGGGATCAGAGCAAGGTTACGGTTACAACATACTTATGAGGTACGTCGCTCCGGAATTCACAAAGCTTGCGGTAAATTACAAAATCCTCGACGTCGAGGATTCTAACTTTTCATATGACGATATCAGAAAGTTTGATCTTTTGGTGACCTGTTATTACACACCATCTATGAGGAATGCGAAAGCGTATCTGAAAGCCCTCTTTGATTTCTTGGTTTACGGTGGAAAGATTCTAATTATCAACAATATCGGTGCTCTAACCGACATATCTGGCATGAACCATCCCACTTTAAGGGAACTCAACTCTGTATATAATCTCCTTGGTGTTTCGTACACCTACGGCTGGAAGAGAGTCAAGCCAGACAGGATTTCGGTAAATGATGTCTTTTCGTCCAATGTTCGTTCCGAATTCAAGAGGGAGAGGGATGTCGAACCTTTCAGACGAATTGGGGCATTTGCTGAACCACTTATCCAGGTGTCAGTGCAAGGTGAGACTTACGAAATGGCATTTATCAGTCCGCAAGGTGGAATGATCAGCTACGGTTATCTTTTCGACGATAACGGAAACCTGACCGTCGACCTGTTCAGAATTCTAAGTAGACTTATTTATGGTAGCGAAAGTGATTTCAAAGTACTCGTGGTTGGCCCGGATAATTTTCACGTGAGGAAAGCAATGGACTACGCTTGCGTTAATTACTTCTGGCTCACCAACATGCCCGAATACATTTCACAGTTCAACGTTGTCATCAATTTTGGTGATTCCTTGGTTCTTGGGAGTGAGCAACTAAACAGGTATCTTTCAACGGGCGGTACATACGTATTTGTGGGGAGAGGTACAATACGAAAATTTATCAAGGAACTGAAGATTTCAGCTCGTGTGTTTCCCGTTCCAGAAGGATTGACAATACCAATTGGTGCGAATGTTGGCTTTCAGGAACCACTTCCAGGTTCAGAGGTACTACTCTCCGGAGAGAATGGTGAACCACTCGCTTGGAGTCTGAGGTTGGGAAGTGGAACGATAGTCTACTATCCGCTGGATTTGATTAACAAAATACGTCGAGGACTATTCGTTCAGACCGTGTTTTCGAGCTTACCACTTTACGTCCAGCCAATTATAAACAGCATATCTATTCAACTCGATGACTTTCCGCTGCCGGCGTATAACAGAAAGATAGACATGATAACCAGAGAGTTTGGGGATATCACGGATAACGATTTCTTTTACAAGATCTGGTGGCCCATGATGAAAAAGCTCGGTAAGGAGCTCGGTCTAAAACTTACCGCTGTTTTCGTTGCGAGCTACTCAGGCGACACGCGGTGGCCGTACAACTTCCAGGAGTTTGTGAATACTCCGGAGCAAAAGCAGGCTTTGTTGGAACTTCTTTCGGAAGGGTACGAAATAGCGATCCACGGATATAACCACATTGAGCTCATGAAAGACAAGTGGGATGAAGCGGAACTTGACAACGTACTGCGTATGTTTAAGGTCTTTCTCAAACAAATCGTTGGTGAACGCTACATTGCTTACTCTTACGTAGCACCGAACAACAAGATAGACGAATTCGGAGTTAAGAAGCTCTTGGAACATTTTCCAACAATACGGTACATCGGCACCACTTATTTTGATGATACGACAATTTCTGAATTTACAGTGTTTAACGACTCAGCGGTGGTTGTTCCAAGAACTGTGAGTGGTTACTATCCACTTAACAGGCTCGTATCACTCGCGGTGCTCTCAATAATGAGCCTCGGGGGGTTCCAGTATTACCTGCATCCCGACGATCTCTTTTCCGAGGACAGAAATCCTGAAAAAAAGACTTGGATGGAAATGTACAACACACTGCGAACCTTTCTGACGATAATTCGGCAATACTATCCGTTTCTTGAAAGTCACTTTGCTTCCGAGAGCGGAGAGTTGATTTATCGCTTTTTTACAGAACGTCCGTTTATCAAAGTGAACGGACAACGACTGACAGCCATTTTGCCAATAGGTTGGCACCTACCAAAGTATTACTTCCTCAGAACGGCCGGGCCGTTCAAACTGAAAGGTGGAAAGGTTATCTACTCATACGGAAATCTCTGGGTTGTGGAACAGTTCGAAAACGTAATGGAAGTTGAACTTCTTCGGTAA
- a CDS encoding ROK family protein, whose product MKNEAKLLLHILRRKRIKRKELEELLDVTPSTMTYLIDKLKDYLDIEEETSGVGKPPQFLMISKNAWRILSIAVGREKIRAVVYNGHGEEQESYVQRVRGEHLSSEVINELLLSILEKFYDYDALGIAFSGLVMDEKVHSKILKLDGYDPVRGLRLKSRGVPYVVISDVEAIAAYESKTTGKDRVFVLNYGTGLGACYYEHHALFTRDEFKNIPFGHLYAGGNEKCYCGNVGCLETVASDYVAVKNYLKREISFVEFIENEERFVDELRAVRSMYKSNLKKYDQLHEQIFDYLSMFIGNTAILLGVDEITLYGEGVSEHFSSKLQARVRERFGRDFVKLRHGTVNDAVERGVSLEAAIVLVKTRFAK is encoded by the coding sequence TTGAAGAACGAGGCAAAGTTACTTTTACACATCCTAAGAAGGAAGAGGATTAAAAGAAAGGAACTCGAAGAGTTATTGGACGTTACTCCCTCCACCATGACTTATTTGATAGACAAACTGAAGGACTATCTTGATATAGAAGAGGAGACTTCCGGTGTTGGGAAGCCTCCTCAATTCTTAATGATCTCCAAAAACGCCTGGCGAATCCTCTCCATCGCCGTCGGCAGGGAAAAAATTCGGGCCGTTGTGTATAACGGTCACGGTGAAGAGCAGGAAAGCTACGTTCAGCGTGTAAGAGGTGAACACCTTTCCAGTGAGGTGATTAACGAGTTACTTTTATCTATCTTGGAAAAGTTCTACGATTACGATGCACTGGGAATAGCATTTTCAGGTTTGGTGATGGATGAGAAAGTTCATTCAAAGATCCTGAAACTTGACGGGTACGATCCGGTTAGGGGATTGAGACTCAAGTCCAGAGGCGTACCTTACGTTGTCATTTCTGACGTAGAGGCTATCGCGGCGTACGAATCAAAGACAACGGGAAAGGACAGGGTTTTCGTTTTAAACTACGGAACGGGGCTCGGAGCGTGTTATTACGAACATCACGCATTGTTCACCAGGGACGAGTTTAAAAACATACCGTTTGGACACTTGTACGCTGGAGGCAACGAAAAATGTTACTGTGGTAACGTAGGTTGTTTGGAAACGGTTGCCAGCGATTATGTGGCCGTAAAGAATTACCTAAAACGGGAAATTTCCTTCGTTGAGTTCATTGAGAATGAAGAACGATTTGTTGACGAATTGAGAGCTGTCAGGTCGATGTACAAGTCTAATTTGAAGAAATACGATCAACTGCATGAGCAAATTTTTGATTACCTGTCAATGTTCATTGGCAACACGGCGATCCTTCTTGGAGTAGACGAAATAACGCTTTACGGCGAAGGGGTTTCTGAACATTTTAGCAGCAAACTCCAAGCAAGGGTTCGTGAAAGGTTTGGTAGGGATTTTGTAAAGCTTCGGCACGGTACTGTAAATGATGCTGTGGAACGTGGAGTATCGTTGGAAGCGGCAATAGTGCTGGTAAAAACACGTTTTGCAAAGTGA